One window from the genome of Salvia splendens isolate huo1 chromosome 9, SspV2, whole genome shotgun sequence encodes:
- the LOC121746972 gene encoding probable serine/threonine-protein kinase PBL21 — protein sequence MDGNLRMTRGILGRLRSKAVSSRRRIIVGLKSDTCSRQVLLRLLQLVVVRGDSVLAIHVQQHQDDAFDANTFHMYEDICKSKQVDFEVKICSGSCYIAELAHQVRVTFATILAVGCSSSGPEGTTVAKCLKALPPTCKLLIMDSGGKVILQQMGTSQQGSSSRVCRTFVSSLSESSSSDPHMSRPQVRKSWSMPSSSTAPSTSEQSQSGNLSPTLFPRSVMVETRGRDRCFTYKELKHATGSFGADMLIGEGPNSRLYKGVLANGQAVTVKVLGDSGSNEAEEVFLQEEEVLSGLKHENIVQILGYCNFKEMRAVVYSLSDSSLKQRLNQLKWCERLQVALGVAKALEYLHSCHPPIIHTDINSANILLQEDGRPLLSDFGAAIVNLSSVSRSTTYRRPAHVVEKFRYLAPEYIMYGKVDEKVDVYAYGILLLELITGKEATRTNEASNEASLILWARSLLTCGVYERLIDPSLNEEYNDDEMKAMMIIARLCLLHSSSRRPTMKTILEFLAEPNHVLDIQKRSGDLLVQMDPGNERDLSRLAKSGSGDVAYR from the exons ATGGATGGAAATTTGAGAATGACTCGAGGGATTCTGGGGCGGCTCAGGAGCAAGGCAGTGAGCAGCAGAAGAAGAATCATTGTTGGCTTGAAATCTGATACTTGCAGTAGACAAGTTTTGTTGAGGTTGCTCCAGTTGGTCGTTGTGCGTGGGGACAGCGTGCTTGCAATTCATGTTCAGCAGCACCAAGATGATGCCTTCGATGCCAATACATTCCACATGTATGAAGATATCTGCAAATCAAAGCAG GTGGATTTTGAAGTCAAGATTTGTAGTGGAAGCTGCTACATAGCAGAACTAGCACACCAAGTTAGAGTAACATTTGCAACTATTCTTGCTGTTGGATGCAGCAGCAGCGG CCCAGAAGGTACAACTGTTGCCAAATGCCTGAAAGCTTTGCCTCCTACGTGCAAGCTTCTGATAATGGACAGTGGAGGGAAAGTCATATTACAACAGATGGGGACCTCACAGCAAGGATCCAGCTCCAGAGTTTGTCGAACATTTGTGTCGTCTTTATCAGAATCCAGCAGTTCCGATCCACATATGTCCAGGCCTCAAGTCAGGAAATCTTGGTCCATGCCATCCTCATCAACAGCACCTTCAACTTCAGAGCAATCCCAGAGTGGAAATTTGTCTccaacattgttcccaagaTCGGTCATGGTGGAAACGAGAGGCCGTGACAGGTGCTTCACGTACAAAGAACTCAAGCATGCTACGGGAAGTTTTGGAGCTGATATGTTGATTGGGGAAGGTCCAAACAGTCGACTCTATAAGGGAGTTCTTGCAAACGGCCAGGCAGTGACAGTGAAGGTTCTCGGAGACTCGGGCTCCAATGAGGCTGAAGAAGTTTTTCTTCAAGAAGAGGAGGTTTTGAGTGGCCTGAAACATGAAAACATAGTTCAAATCCTTGGATATTGTAACTTTAAAGAAATGCGTGCAGTCGTTTACAGCTTAAGCGATTCAAGCCTCAAGCAAAGGCTTAACCAGTTGAAATGGTGTGAGAGACTGCAAGTTGCACTTGGTGTGGCTAAGGCGTTGGAGTATCTTCATTCGTGCCATCCTCCGATTATACATACTGATATCAACTCAGCAAATATCCTCCTTCAAGAAGATGGAAGGCCACTA CTGTCTGATTTTGGAGCTGCAATAGTCAATCTGTCGTCAGTCAGCAGATCCACTACATACAGAAGGCCGGCTCATGTAGTCGAGAAGTTCAGATACTTAGCCCCGGAGTACATAATGTATGGAAAAGTTGATGAGAAGGTCGATGTGTATGCTTATGGGATTTTGCTGTTGGAACTGATAACTGGGAAGGAAGCTACTAGAACAAATGAAGCATCAAATGAAGCAAGTCTAATTCTTTGG GCAAGGTCTCTGCTGACATGTGGTGTATACGAACGCCTTATTGATCCCAGCCTAAATGAAGAGTACAACGATGATGAGATGAAAGCCATGATGATCATAGCACGCCTGTGTCTCTTGCATTCGTCTTCTAGGAGGCCAACAATGAAGACG ATCTTAGAATTCCTCGCAGAGCCAAATCACGTGTTAGATATCCAGAAAAGGAGTGGGGATCTTCTCGTGCAAATGGATCCCGGAAATGAGAGAGACTTAAGCAGACTTGCCAAGTCGGGTTCTGGTGATGTGGCCTATAGATGA